One stretch of Arachis hypogaea cultivar Tifrunner chromosome 20, arahy.Tifrunner.gnm2.J5K5, whole genome shotgun sequence DNA includes these proteins:
- the LOC112785471 gene encoding uncharacterized protein: MKFICEMVKLSLSVIIIQSSIIFSRELGSPNHIKTATFYTKKFVLEPGKITRKNFFDVEFPRGHTGIKNLQAELVDEHGNSIPLYEAYLHHYFVFRYFENITMSQYANKSQPAYGKYFRRNDGVCQGYVNSISWGLGGDARKTSVELPDPFRVEVGIHPEDVPKEYDEEKWFINVLAIDTRGTEDKKGCSQCRCDLYNVKSQDLKNTTSIDGKLLFSSDYKGGIFCCEKKSQCKLQKGYKKEQKRKVTLKYTISWVEWDQHQVPLKFYILDVTDQVTYNGSKPIHNCAVEYSIIPEKANEEQYYIKKTNVPMEKGGNVIYTTAHIHSGIVNATLYGEDGRILCEIKAISGMGKEAGNEEGYAIGASGCYPKPGSMKIKDGEILTIEFAHENKYTTGLMGHFYVYLAEELPKSF, translated from the exons ATGAAGTTTATTTGTGAAATGGTGAAATTATCATTGTCGGTTATAATAATACAATCGAGCATCATATTCTCACGAGAACTTGGGAGTCCAAATCATATCAAGACAGCtactttttatactaaaaaattcgTATTAGAACCTGGAAAAATTACCAGAAAAAATTTTTTCGATGTTGAGTTTCCAAGAGGCCACACTGGAATTAAGAATTTACAAGCTGAACTAGTCGATGAACACGGAAATTCTATACCACTGTATGAGGCTTACCTACATCATTATTTCGTTTTTAGATATTTTGAGAATATCACCATGTCGCAATATGCTAATAAAAGTCAACCTGCCTATGGTAAGTATTTTAGGAGAAACGATGGTGTATGTCAAGGTTATGTTAATTCAATTTCTTGGGGACTTGGAGGTGATGCACGAAAAACTAGCGTAGAACTACCAGatccatttagagtagaagtagGTATACATCCTGAGGATGTTCCAAAGGAATACGATGAGGAGAAATGGTTTATTAATGTTTTGGCTATTGACACACGTGGTACAGAAGATAAGAAAGGTTGTTCCCAATGCAGATGTGATCTTTATAATGTCAAAAGTCAAGATTTGAAAAACACAACAAGCATTGATGGAAAATTATTGTTTAGTAGTGATTACAAAGGAGGAATTTTTTGTTGTGAGAAAAAATCTCAATGTAAATTACAAAAAGGATAcaaaaaagaacaaaagagaaAAGTTACCCTTAAATATACAATATCATGGGTTGAATGGGATCAACACCAAGTGCCTCTTAAGTTTTATATTCTTGATGTTACTGATCAAGTGACATATAATGGATCAAAACCAATTCATAATTGTGCA GTAGAGTATTCTATAATTCCGGAAAAGGCTAATGAAGAACAGTACTATATCAAAAAAACAAATGTTCCAATGGAAAAAGGTGGTAATGTCATTTATACTACTGCTCACATACATTCAGGAATTGTTAATGCAACTTTATATGGAGAG gaTGGAAGAATATTATGTGAAATTAAGGCGATTAGTGGAATGGGAAAAGAGGCAGGAAATGAAGAAGGTTATGCTATTGGAGCGTCTGGGTGCTACCCAAAACCAGGCTCTATGAAGATTAAAGATGGTGAAATTTTAACTATAGAATTTGCACATGAAAACAAATACACTACTGGACTTATGGggcatttttatgtttatttggcAGAAGAGTtgccaaaatctttttaa